ATGCGGGTCCAGCCGCCGCCGACGTCGGCGAACTTCTCGGTGTCGTCCGTGCGGGCGACGACGTGCGCGACGTGACCCCGGTGCACCCGGTCCTGCAGGTCGGCCGCCCCGAGCAGGGTGCTGGCCGGGATGACGACGACGCCGAGCTTGATGCAGGCGAGCAGGGTCTCCCACAGCTCGACCTGGTTGCCCAGCATGAGCAGCAGCCGGTCGCCGCGGTCCACGCCGTGCGCCTGCAGCCAGGCGGCGAGCTGGTTGGACCGGTCCGCCATCTCCGCGTAGGTGACCTGGGTGCTCGTGCCGTCCTCCTCGACGACCCACAGCGCCGTGCGTGGTCCCGTCTGCGGGGATCCGGCCACGACGTCGAACCAGTCCAACCCCCAGTTGAAGTGCTCCAGGCGCGGCGGGACGTACTGCCGCATCGCGCTGTCGTAGTCCTCCCGGTCGAGCAGCAGCAGGTCCCGTGCCGCCCGGAAGGTCTCGTGGCTGTTGTCGTGCTCCGGCAAGGTCATGTCATGGACCCTCGCACCCGGCGCGGCGGCGTGCAACGGTGGACGCCCGGGACGCAGACTGGATCCTCAAGGCGGCGACGTGTCCTGTCGACGCCCATATGTCGATCTCATCCGTCCCAGGAGGCACCACCATGCGCAGCCGTCACGGCTCTCACGCCGTCCTCGCCGCAGGCTGCGCAGCCCTCGCCGTCGCAGTGCTGAGCGGGTGCGGTACCGGCGACGGCGGCCAGGTGGCGGCCTCGGCCCCGGCCGCACCGAGCGCGAGCACCGGCTCCACGACCACGGACCCGCCGTCCGAGCCGGCGAGCCCGTCCCAGACCGGTGCTCCCTCGGCGACTGCCTCGGCGACGTCCACCGCATCGGCCGCGCCGTCGCCGGCGTGGCCGAAGTCGCTCGGCGAGCCCCAGCAGGGTGACCCGGTGTGGGGGGTGTACCTGGCCGTCGGCCACAGCGCTAGCGACCCGGCGGTGGAGCGGGCCCAGAAGGACGCCGCGTCCGTCGGCTACCAGGCGGTCGTCGGCGACGTCGCGTGCGACCAGGGGGCCATGGAGGCCCTCAAGCTCGACGAGTACGACTACTGGTCGGCCGCGACCCTCTACTTCGCCACCCAGCAGCAGGCCACCACCTTTGCCGCGGCCTACACCGCCAAGGTCGGCGCACCCAAGGGCGTCGCCAAGGTCAACGTGGGCTGCCTGGACTGAGGGGGTCCTGGGGCGAACGTGCATGATCACGGGGAGGGGGAACGGGGCGGGTCCCCACCCGGGTGACCAATGCCGCGCCCGCCCGGCACCCGGCGGCCAGGGCGTCGGCCACGGCCCCGCCGTCCGACGTCACGGGGAGGGTCACGGCGAGGGTCACGGCGAGGTAGGCAGCGCAGAAGGCGTCGCCCGCGCCGGTCGAGTCGACGACGGCCCCGGACGGCGGGCACGCCGGCACGGTCACCGGGGCCGCGCCCTCGCTCGCCCACCGGGCACCGGCCCGGCCCAGCTTGAGCACCACCTCGCGGTAGTCGGCGGTGAGCCGGGCCACGGCGAGCTCGGGGTCTCGCGTGCCGACCAGGACCTCGGCCTCGTCGAGCGTGCAGAAGACGAGGTCCGTGCCCTCGGTCAGCCGGACGAACTCCTTGCCACCCAACGCCTGCAGCGGCGCGGCGCTCGCCACGTCGACCGACGTCCGCACCCCGGCGGCGCGCGCGGCGG
This DNA window, taken from Angustibacter luteus, encodes the following:
- a CDS encoding carbohydrate kinase family protein — encoded protein: MSGAPVLVIGDVMTDVVARVDDPLALGSDTAAHVQTHQGGAGANVAAWLAALDVPVRFVGRVGADPFGTESVQVLRTGGVDVRVAVDDVRATGTVVVLVGADGERTMLPDAGANSGLTTDDVAAGDVASAGWLHVSGYTLLNPGSRDAGSAALAAARAAGVRTSVDVASAAPLQALGGKEFVRLTEGTDLVFCTLDEAEVLVGTRDPELAVARLTADYREVVLKLGRAGARWASEGAAPVTVPACPPSGAVVDSTGAGDAFCAAYLAVTLAVTLPVTSDGGAVADALAAGCRAGAALVTRVGTRPVPPPRDHARSPQDPLSPGSPR